A genomic stretch from Primulina huaijiensis isolate GDHJ02 chromosome 14, ASM1229523v2, whole genome shotgun sequence includes:
- the LOC140956854 gene encoding K(+) efflux antiporter 3, chloroplastic-like isoform X3 → MQNFIFLNAVMSDAVACCYNPKGSDIIFHASSIKRISCVPLQCSQNLDVSCSCCHLAHKPLFSIHHRINNTFLYRKHNVFKITPLSLFSVGCGEGFCFPIYRHIRKVKFRIHSSIDVANAVDVINDLGLDTLTFLAVTVLVVPAFKKIKASPILGFFFAGIVLNQLGLIRNLIDVKILSEWGILFLLFEMGLELSLDRLRALAKFAFGLGLTQVLLSTLAFTAFELPPNGAVGTRILEFLFHSRPDLVNIRSVDEAVVIGAALSLSSSAFVLQLLAEKGELPTKFGSATLGILLLQDIAVVPLLVILPVLESQNFTQESIWPMLAEESLKALGGLGLLSLGGKFLLRRVFEVVADTRSSEAFVALCLLTVSGTSLITQKLGFSDTLGAFLAGTLLAETNFRTQIEADIRPFRGLLLGLFFLTTGTSIDTQLLIREWPNVFSLLAGLITIKTLIITAIGPRVGLTLQESVRIGLLLSQGGEFGFVVFSLANRLGVLPLELNKLLIIVVVLSMALTPLLNEVGRKAADFIGEKFENERKTDESVNFDASDPIVIVGFGQKAQVLANFLSTPLASGIDGDAGWPYVAFDLDPSVVKASRKLGFPVLYGDGSRPAVLQSAGIGSPKAVMVMYTGKKKTTEAVQRIRLAFPGVPIYAWARDMMHLLDLKKAGATDAIFENAESSLQLGSKLLKGLGVMSDDVSFLSQLVRDSMESQAQDALDRTDDPKLNVMKPLQVRVVDSIGAPPYSSEDVTLDSPTSTNQSYDSELDLNDEEANGVLYCEIDAENNTQSHADGDYMKNPVGVTSDDT, encoded by the exons TGGCGTGTTGCTACAACCCCAAA GGAAGTGACATCATTTTCCATGCCAGTTCCATTAAAAGGATATCTTGTGTCCCACTTCAATGCTCACAAAATCTCGACGTCTCCTGTTCTTGTTGCCACTTAGCGCATAAGCCATTATTTTCAATACATCACAGGATAAATAATACCTTCCTATACAGAAAACACAATGTTTTCAAGATTACTCCTTTATCACTTTTTTCTGTTGGATGCGGAGAAGGATTTTGCTTTCCCATATACAGACACATCAGAAAGGTCAAATTCAGGATACATTCATCAATTGATGTTGCCAATGCTGTTGATGTCATCAATGATTTGGGCCTGGACACTCTGACATTCCTAGCAGTGACTGTATTAGTTGTTCCTGctttcaaaaaaatcaaagccAGTCCT ATACTGGGTTTCTTCTTCGCAGGGATTGTGCTCAATCAACTCGGACTCATAAGAAATCTCATCGATGTTAAAATTCTATCTGAATGGGGGATTCTCTTCTTG TTATTTGAGATGGGTTTGGAGCTCTCACTTGATCGCTTGAGagctcttgcaaaatttgcatttgGCCTTGGGCTAACTCAG GTTTTACTATCAACTCTCGCTTTCACGGCGTTTGAGCTTCCCCCGAACGGTGCTGTCGGAACAAGAATTTTGGAGTTTCTGTTTCACTCAAGACCTGACTtg GTCAATATCCGAAGTGTCGATGAAGCTGTGGTAATTGGTGCTGCGCTTTCATTGTCATCTTCAGCCTTTGTTCTTCAG CTTCTCGCAGAGAAGGGAGAACTTCCCACTAAATTTGGCTCGGCAACACTGGGCATACTTTTATTGCAG GACATTGCTGTTGTCCCGCTTCTTGTTATACTGCCGGTGTTGGAAAGCCAG AATTTCACGCAAGAAAGTATTTGGCCAATGCTAGCTGAAGAAAGTTTAAAAGCTTTAGGTGGACTAGGTTTGCTTTCTCTAGGAGGAAAGTTTCTTCTGAGGCGGGTTTTTGAG GTTGTTGCAGATACAAGAAGTTCAGAAGCTTTTGTTGCCCTCTGCTTGCTGACTGTTTCTGGGACATCACTTATAACACAGAAGTTGGGCTTCAGTGACACG CTAGGAGCTTTTCTAGCTGGGACCCTTCTAGCGGAAACAAACTTCCGCACGCAGATTGAAGCTGACATTAGGCCATTTAGAGGATTACTTCTTGGGTTATTTTTTTTGACGACTGGGACTTCTATTGATACACAg CTTCTTATCCGAGAATGGCCAAATGTATTTTCACTCTTGGCGGGGTTGATAACTATCAAGACATTGATTATAACAGCAATAGGTCCACGAGTTGGACTAACTCTCCAAGAGAGTGTAAGGATAGGGTTGCTTCTTTCCCAGGGAGGTGAATTTGGATTTGTTGTTTTCTCTCTAGCAAACAG GCTTGGTGTGCTGCCACTTGAGCTGAATAAACTTCTCATAATTGTTGTTGTTCTGTCTATGGCACTGACCCCCCTACTCAATGAAGTAGGAAGAAAGGCAGCTGATTTTATTGGTGAAAAGTTTGAAAATGAGAGG AAAACCGACGAGTCAGTAAATTTTGATGCCAGCGACCCTATTGTTATAGTTGGATTTGGACAAAAAGCTCAG GTTCTTGCCAATTTCTTGTCCACTCCATTGGCTTCTGGGATAGATGGTGATGCAGGATGGCCGTATGTTGCTTTTGATCTTGACCCCTCTGTTGTGAAG GCATCTAGAAAACTTGGTTTCCCAGTCCTTTATGGTGATGGCTCCCGTCCAGCAGTTTTGCAGTCTGCTGGTATTGGTTCCCCCAAAGCAGTGATGGTCATGTATACAGGGAAGAAGAAAACAACCGAGGCTGTTCAGAGGATTCGTCTTGCCTTCCCTGGG GTTCCTATATATGCTTGGGCTCGGGACATGATGCACCTCTTAGATTTGAAGAAAGCCGGTGCAACTGATGCGATTTTTGAAAATGCAGAG tCAAGTTTACAGCTGGGCTCTAAACTTTTGAAGGGACTCGGTGTTATGTCTGATGATGTTAGCTTTCTGAGCCAGCTTGTACGAGATTCAATGGAGTCACAAGCTCAAGACGCATTAGATAGGACTGATGATCCCAAGTTGAATGTCATGAAGCCATTGCAG GTGAGAGTGGTGGACTCAATCGGTGCACCTCCCTATTCTAGTGAAG ACGTAACATTGGACTCACCCACGAGTACAAATCAGTCTTATGATAGCGAGCTTGACTTGAATGACGAAGAAGCTAATGGCGTCCTGTACTGTGAAATTGATGCAGAAAACAATACACAATCTCACGCCGACGGAGATTACATGAAGAATCCAGTAGGTGTTACCAGTGATGATACTTAA
- the LOC140956854 gene encoding K(+) efflux antiporter 3, chloroplastic-like isoform X1, whose translation MQNFIFLNAVMSDAVACCYNPKGSDIIFHASSIKRISCVPLQCSQNLDVSCSCCHLAHKPLFSIHHRINNTFLYRKHNVFKITPLSLFSVGCGEGFCFPIYRHIRKVKFRIHSSIDVANAVDVINDLGLDTLTFLAVTVLVVPAFKKIKASPILGFFFAGIVLNQLGLIRNLIDVKILSEWGILFLLFEMGLELSLDRLRALAKFAFGLGLTQVLLSTLAFTAFELPPNGAVGTRILEFLFHSRPDLVNIRSVDEAVVIGAALSLSSSAFVLQLLAEKGELPTKFGSATLGILLLQDIAVVPLLVILPVLESQNFTQESIWPMLAEESLKALGGLGLLSLGGKFLLRRVFEVVADTRSSEAFVALCLLTVSGTSLITQKLGFSDTLGAFLAGTLLAETNFRTQIEADIRPFRGLLLGLFFLTTGTSIDTQLLIREWPNVFSLLAGLITIKTLIITAIGPRVGLTLQESVRIGLLLSQGGEFGFVVFSLANRLGVLPLELNKLLIIVVVLSMALTPLLNEVGRKAADFIGEKFENERKTDESVNFDASDPIVIVGFGQKAQVLANFLSTPLASGIDGDAGWPYVAFDLDPSVVKASRKLGFPVLYGDGSRPAVLQSAGIGSPKAVMVMYTGKKKTTEAVQRIRLAFPGVPIYAWARDMMHLLDLKKAGATDAIFENAESSLQLGSKLLKGLGVMSDDVSFLSQLVRDSMESQAQDALDRTDDPKLNVMKPLQVRVVDSIGAPPYSSEGELRMIKRANEDVTLDSPTSTNQSYDSELDLNDEEANGVLYCEIDAENNTQSHADGDYMKNPVGVTSDDT comes from the exons TGGCGTGTTGCTACAACCCCAAA GGAAGTGACATCATTTTCCATGCCAGTTCCATTAAAAGGATATCTTGTGTCCCACTTCAATGCTCACAAAATCTCGACGTCTCCTGTTCTTGTTGCCACTTAGCGCATAAGCCATTATTTTCAATACATCACAGGATAAATAATACCTTCCTATACAGAAAACACAATGTTTTCAAGATTACTCCTTTATCACTTTTTTCTGTTGGATGCGGAGAAGGATTTTGCTTTCCCATATACAGACACATCAGAAAGGTCAAATTCAGGATACATTCATCAATTGATGTTGCCAATGCTGTTGATGTCATCAATGATTTGGGCCTGGACACTCTGACATTCCTAGCAGTGACTGTATTAGTTGTTCCTGctttcaaaaaaatcaaagccAGTCCT ATACTGGGTTTCTTCTTCGCAGGGATTGTGCTCAATCAACTCGGACTCATAAGAAATCTCATCGATGTTAAAATTCTATCTGAATGGGGGATTCTCTTCTTG TTATTTGAGATGGGTTTGGAGCTCTCACTTGATCGCTTGAGagctcttgcaaaatttgcatttgGCCTTGGGCTAACTCAG GTTTTACTATCAACTCTCGCTTTCACGGCGTTTGAGCTTCCCCCGAACGGTGCTGTCGGAACAAGAATTTTGGAGTTTCTGTTTCACTCAAGACCTGACTtg GTCAATATCCGAAGTGTCGATGAAGCTGTGGTAATTGGTGCTGCGCTTTCATTGTCATCTTCAGCCTTTGTTCTTCAG CTTCTCGCAGAGAAGGGAGAACTTCCCACTAAATTTGGCTCGGCAACACTGGGCATACTTTTATTGCAG GACATTGCTGTTGTCCCGCTTCTTGTTATACTGCCGGTGTTGGAAAGCCAG AATTTCACGCAAGAAAGTATTTGGCCAATGCTAGCTGAAGAAAGTTTAAAAGCTTTAGGTGGACTAGGTTTGCTTTCTCTAGGAGGAAAGTTTCTTCTGAGGCGGGTTTTTGAG GTTGTTGCAGATACAAGAAGTTCAGAAGCTTTTGTTGCCCTCTGCTTGCTGACTGTTTCTGGGACATCACTTATAACACAGAAGTTGGGCTTCAGTGACACG CTAGGAGCTTTTCTAGCTGGGACCCTTCTAGCGGAAACAAACTTCCGCACGCAGATTGAAGCTGACATTAGGCCATTTAGAGGATTACTTCTTGGGTTATTTTTTTTGACGACTGGGACTTCTATTGATACACAg CTTCTTATCCGAGAATGGCCAAATGTATTTTCACTCTTGGCGGGGTTGATAACTATCAAGACATTGATTATAACAGCAATAGGTCCACGAGTTGGACTAACTCTCCAAGAGAGTGTAAGGATAGGGTTGCTTCTTTCCCAGGGAGGTGAATTTGGATTTGTTGTTTTCTCTCTAGCAAACAG GCTTGGTGTGCTGCCACTTGAGCTGAATAAACTTCTCATAATTGTTGTTGTTCTGTCTATGGCACTGACCCCCCTACTCAATGAAGTAGGAAGAAAGGCAGCTGATTTTATTGGTGAAAAGTTTGAAAATGAGAGG AAAACCGACGAGTCAGTAAATTTTGATGCCAGCGACCCTATTGTTATAGTTGGATTTGGACAAAAAGCTCAG GTTCTTGCCAATTTCTTGTCCACTCCATTGGCTTCTGGGATAGATGGTGATGCAGGATGGCCGTATGTTGCTTTTGATCTTGACCCCTCTGTTGTGAAG GCATCTAGAAAACTTGGTTTCCCAGTCCTTTATGGTGATGGCTCCCGTCCAGCAGTTTTGCAGTCTGCTGGTATTGGTTCCCCCAAAGCAGTGATGGTCATGTATACAGGGAAGAAGAAAACAACCGAGGCTGTTCAGAGGATTCGTCTTGCCTTCCCTGGG GTTCCTATATATGCTTGGGCTCGGGACATGATGCACCTCTTAGATTTGAAGAAAGCCGGTGCAACTGATGCGATTTTTGAAAATGCAGAG tCAAGTTTACAGCTGGGCTCTAAACTTTTGAAGGGACTCGGTGTTATGTCTGATGATGTTAGCTTTCTGAGCCAGCTTGTACGAGATTCAATGGAGTCACAAGCTCAAGACGCATTAGATAGGACTGATGATCCCAAGTTGAATGTCATGAAGCCATTGCAG GTGAGAGTGGTGGACTCAATCGGTGCACCTCCCTATTCTAGTGAAGGTGAACTACGGATGATTAAACGAGCAAATGAAGACGTAACATTGGACTCACCCACGAGTACAAATCAGTCTTATGATAGCGAGCTTGACTTGAATGACGAAGAAGCTAATGGCGTCCTGTACTGTGAAATTGATGCAGAAAACAATACACAATCTCACGCCGACGGAGATTACATGAAGAATCCAGTAGGTGTTACCAGTGATGATACTTAA
- the LOC140956854 gene encoding K(+) efflux antiporter 3, chloroplastic-like isoform X2, with amino-acid sequence MSDAVACCYNPKGSDIIFHASSIKRISCVPLQCSQNLDVSCSCCHLAHKPLFSIHHRINNTFLYRKHNVFKITPLSLFSVGCGEGFCFPIYRHIRKVKFRIHSSIDVANAVDVINDLGLDTLTFLAVTVLVVPAFKKIKASPILGFFFAGIVLNQLGLIRNLIDVKILSEWGILFLLFEMGLELSLDRLRALAKFAFGLGLTQVLLSTLAFTAFELPPNGAVGTRILEFLFHSRPDLVNIRSVDEAVVIGAALSLSSSAFVLQLLAEKGELPTKFGSATLGILLLQDIAVVPLLVILPVLESQNFTQESIWPMLAEESLKALGGLGLLSLGGKFLLRRVFEVVADTRSSEAFVALCLLTVSGTSLITQKLGFSDTLGAFLAGTLLAETNFRTQIEADIRPFRGLLLGLFFLTTGTSIDTQLLIREWPNVFSLLAGLITIKTLIITAIGPRVGLTLQESVRIGLLLSQGGEFGFVVFSLANRLGVLPLELNKLLIIVVVLSMALTPLLNEVGRKAADFIGEKFENERKTDESVNFDASDPIVIVGFGQKAQVLANFLSTPLASGIDGDAGWPYVAFDLDPSVVKASRKLGFPVLYGDGSRPAVLQSAGIGSPKAVMVMYTGKKKTTEAVQRIRLAFPGVPIYAWARDMMHLLDLKKAGATDAIFENAESSLQLGSKLLKGLGVMSDDVSFLSQLVRDSMESQAQDALDRTDDPKLNVMKPLQVRVVDSIGAPPYSSEGELRMIKRANEDVTLDSPTSTNQSYDSELDLNDEEANGVLYCEIDAENNTQSHADGDYMKNPVGVTSDDT; translated from the exons TGGCGTGTTGCTACAACCCCAAA GGAAGTGACATCATTTTCCATGCCAGTTCCATTAAAAGGATATCTTGTGTCCCACTTCAATGCTCACAAAATCTCGACGTCTCCTGTTCTTGTTGCCACTTAGCGCATAAGCCATTATTTTCAATACATCACAGGATAAATAATACCTTCCTATACAGAAAACACAATGTTTTCAAGATTACTCCTTTATCACTTTTTTCTGTTGGATGCGGAGAAGGATTTTGCTTTCCCATATACAGACACATCAGAAAGGTCAAATTCAGGATACATTCATCAATTGATGTTGCCAATGCTGTTGATGTCATCAATGATTTGGGCCTGGACACTCTGACATTCCTAGCAGTGACTGTATTAGTTGTTCCTGctttcaaaaaaatcaaagccAGTCCT ATACTGGGTTTCTTCTTCGCAGGGATTGTGCTCAATCAACTCGGACTCATAAGAAATCTCATCGATGTTAAAATTCTATCTGAATGGGGGATTCTCTTCTTG TTATTTGAGATGGGTTTGGAGCTCTCACTTGATCGCTTGAGagctcttgcaaaatttgcatttgGCCTTGGGCTAACTCAG GTTTTACTATCAACTCTCGCTTTCACGGCGTTTGAGCTTCCCCCGAACGGTGCTGTCGGAACAAGAATTTTGGAGTTTCTGTTTCACTCAAGACCTGACTtg GTCAATATCCGAAGTGTCGATGAAGCTGTGGTAATTGGTGCTGCGCTTTCATTGTCATCTTCAGCCTTTGTTCTTCAG CTTCTCGCAGAGAAGGGAGAACTTCCCACTAAATTTGGCTCGGCAACACTGGGCATACTTTTATTGCAG GACATTGCTGTTGTCCCGCTTCTTGTTATACTGCCGGTGTTGGAAAGCCAG AATTTCACGCAAGAAAGTATTTGGCCAATGCTAGCTGAAGAAAGTTTAAAAGCTTTAGGTGGACTAGGTTTGCTTTCTCTAGGAGGAAAGTTTCTTCTGAGGCGGGTTTTTGAG GTTGTTGCAGATACAAGAAGTTCAGAAGCTTTTGTTGCCCTCTGCTTGCTGACTGTTTCTGGGACATCACTTATAACACAGAAGTTGGGCTTCAGTGACACG CTAGGAGCTTTTCTAGCTGGGACCCTTCTAGCGGAAACAAACTTCCGCACGCAGATTGAAGCTGACATTAGGCCATTTAGAGGATTACTTCTTGGGTTATTTTTTTTGACGACTGGGACTTCTATTGATACACAg CTTCTTATCCGAGAATGGCCAAATGTATTTTCACTCTTGGCGGGGTTGATAACTATCAAGACATTGATTATAACAGCAATAGGTCCACGAGTTGGACTAACTCTCCAAGAGAGTGTAAGGATAGGGTTGCTTCTTTCCCAGGGAGGTGAATTTGGATTTGTTGTTTTCTCTCTAGCAAACAG GCTTGGTGTGCTGCCACTTGAGCTGAATAAACTTCTCATAATTGTTGTTGTTCTGTCTATGGCACTGACCCCCCTACTCAATGAAGTAGGAAGAAAGGCAGCTGATTTTATTGGTGAAAAGTTTGAAAATGAGAGG AAAACCGACGAGTCAGTAAATTTTGATGCCAGCGACCCTATTGTTATAGTTGGATTTGGACAAAAAGCTCAG GTTCTTGCCAATTTCTTGTCCACTCCATTGGCTTCTGGGATAGATGGTGATGCAGGATGGCCGTATGTTGCTTTTGATCTTGACCCCTCTGTTGTGAAG GCATCTAGAAAACTTGGTTTCCCAGTCCTTTATGGTGATGGCTCCCGTCCAGCAGTTTTGCAGTCTGCTGGTATTGGTTCCCCCAAAGCAGTGATGGTCATGTATACAGGGAAGAAGAAAACAACCGAGGCTGTTCAGAGGATTCGTCTTGCCTTCCCTGGG GTTCCTATATATGCTTGGGCTCGGGACATGATGCACCTCTTAGATTTGAAGAAAGCCGGTGCAACTGATGCGATTTTTGAAAATGCAGAG tCAAGTTTACAGCTGGGCTCTAAACTTTTGAAGGGACTCGGTGTTATGTCTGATGATGTTAGCTTTCTGAGCCAGCTTGTACGAGATTCAATGGAGTCACAAGCTCAAGACGCATTAGATAGGACTGATGATCCCAAGTTGAATGTCATGAAGCCATTGCAG GTGAGAGTGGTGGACTCAATCGGTGCACCTCCCTATTCTAGTGAAGGTGAACTACGGATGATTAAACGAGCAAATGAAGACGTAACATTGGACTCACCCACGAGTACAAATCAGTCTTATGATAGCGAGCTTGACTTGAATGACGAAGAAGCTAATGGCGTCCTGTACTGTGAAATTGATGCAGAAAACAATACACAATCTCACGCCGACGGAGATTACATGAAGAATCCAGTAGGTGTTACCAGTGATGATACTTAA
- the LOC140958056 gene encoding uncharacterized protein — MESSVGCFWAPLDIPAASPDITISAFTQGLRGGEFFKSLVKKPPSSYDDLLSRTEKYVNLEDAQRHKRMEQRPGGERVEGAERGGRKRSAGEREEDKVRDRRQFSSHVPLDRSCDEVMEVRVPEEREGKSQRVECSARPPPWGRQEGSSSESELRSRPSSRRVRSPPWINQRVEEPREEGRGQDVPREHVEPRRGTNEDNHPTRGIMHMISGGATDGDSRRARKAHGRRLENFEISRGADLPQDPVISFGPEDLRGVVTPHNDALVVTATVANYDVARIFIDDGSSVNILFKSTLDQMKVERFEFEPISTRLYGFAGHAIPPLSQIVLPLSLRHEHRWVTKMTTFTVVDTPSAFNGILGRSALKDFRAVASTYHQKHKFSVGKGVGVLCGDQKVARRCYEGVVREEGKRACVEINMIMKRESE; from the exons ATGGAGTCAAGTGTAGGATGTTtctgggcac CGCTGGATATACCAGCTGCTTCCCCTGACATCACGATAAGTGCATTTACCCAAGGACTGAGAGGAGGAGAGTTCTTTAAATCGTTGGTCAAGAAACCTCCATCAAGTTATGATGATCTGCTATCTCGGacggaaaaatatgtaaatctagAGGATGCCCAACGACACaagaggatggagcagcggCCCGGGGGAGAAAGAGTTGAGGGAGCGGAGAGAGGAGGAAGGAAGAGGAGTGCAGGGGAAAGGGAGGAGGATAAAGTTAGGGACAGAAGACAATTCTCATCACATGTTCCTTTGGATAGGAGTTGTGACGAGGTGATGGAGGTGAGGGTGCCCGAGGAGAGGGAGGGGAAGTCGCAGAGGGTTGAGTGTAGTGCTCGGCCTCCGCCGTGGGGTAGACAAGAAGGATCCTCATCCGAGAGTGAGCTGAGATCTCGCCCGTCTTCTAGGCGGGTTCGAAGCCCTCCGTGGATAAATCAGAGGGTCGAAGAGCCGAGGGAAGAAGGTCGAGGTCAGGATGTCCCTCGGGAGCATGTTGAACCGAGGAGGGGAACGAATGAGGATAACCACCCTACGAGAGGAATTATGCATATGATCTcggggggtgctactgatggagatTCCAGACGAGCTCGGAAAGCGCATGGGAGGAGGTtagagaattttgaaatatctagaGGTGCAGACTTACCCCAGGATCCGGTCATCAGTTTTGGGCCGGAAGACCTCCGAGGCGTTGTGACTCCacataacgatgccttggtggtgaCAGCCACCGTTGCCAATTACGATGTGGCACGAATCTTTATTGATGATGGAAGCTCAGTGAATATCTTGTTCAAGAGCACTCTGGATCAGATGAAGGTGGAGAGATTTGAGTTCGAGCCGATCTCCACTCGTCTATATGGGTTTGCAGGACATGCCATCCCGCCGCTGAGTCAGATTGTTCTACCTCTATCTTTGAGACATGAGCATCGGTGGGTAACGAAGATGACAACATTTACCGTGGTGGACACCCCATCCGCTTTCAATGGAATTCTGGGACGGTCGGCCCTAAAGGATTTTAGAGCTGTAGCTTCCACATATCATCAGAAGCATAAGTTTTCTGTGGGAAAAGGAGTTGGAGTCTTGTGCGGGGACCAAAAAGTCGCGCGTCGGTGTTATGAAGGGGTAGTGAGGGAGGAAGGAAAAAGAGCGTGTGTGGAGATTAACATGATTATGAAAAGAGAAAGTGAGTGA